In the genome of Cystobacter ferrugineus, one region contains:
- a CDS encoding thioredoxin domain-containing protein — MLMRSTSTLLAGLLAASLFSGCNKEKAPATAGAPTTSASATEPAPDTVVATFGDGQKITFGELNERIKEPLANLEKQKFQTRKQGLDGFVVEKLVKAEAAKRNLTEEQLVKAEVDDKIPQPPEEEIKKLYDEAKERLPPGTTYEQVKPQIVDFLTGSKKQERAREYFAELKKNANVQITLPEPPRPPAERKEVAATGPARGPDNAPITIVEFSDFQCPFCSRAVKTVDEVLKAYPDKVKLVFRQFPLDFHKEAPKAAEASLCAQDQNKFWEYHDALFANQQALKVEDLKAHAKTVGLDTAKFDQCLDSGEKAAVVKADQEAGSKVGVTGTPAFFINGILLSGAQPFDEFKSVIDNELKAKQ, encoded by the coding sequence ATGCTCATGCGCTCGACTTCCACTCTCCTGGCCGGTCTGCTGGCGGCCTCCCTGTTCTCCGGCTGCAACAAGGAGAAGGCCCCGGCGACCGCCGGTGCTCCCACCACCTCCGCCTCCGCCACGGAGCCCGCTCCCGACACCGTCGTGGCCACCTTCGGTGACGGTCAGAAGATCACCTTCGGTGAGCTCAACGAGCGCATCAAGGAGCCGCTGGCCAACCTGGAGAAGCAGAAGTTCCAGACGCGCAAGCAGGGCCTGGACGGCTTCGTGGTGGAGAAGCTCGTGAAGGCCGAGGCCGCCAAGCGCAACCTCACCGAGGAGCAGCTGGTCAAGGCCGAGGTGGACGACAAGATTCCCCAGCCGCCCGAGGAGGAGATCAAGAAGCTGTACGACGAGGCCAAGGAGCGGCTGCCCCCGGGCACCACCTATGAGCAGGTCAAGCCGCAGATCGTCGACTTCCTCACCGGCTCGAAGAAGCAGGAGCGCGCGCGCGAGTACTTCGCCGAGCTCAAGAAGAACGCCAACGTGCAGATCACCCTGCCCGAGCCCCCGCGCCCGCCCGCCGAGCGCAAGGAAGTGGCGGCCACCGGCCCCGCGCGCGGCCCGGACAACGCGCCCATCACCATCGTGGAGTTCAGCGACTTCCAGTGCCCCTTCTGCAGCCGCGCCGTGAAGACGGTGGACGAGGTGCTCAAGGCCTACCCGGACAAGGTGAAGCTGGTGTTCCGCCAGTTCCCCCTGGATTTCCACAAGGAGGCCCCCAAGGCCGCCGAGGCCTCGCTGTGCGCCCAGGATCAGAACAAGTTCTGGGAGTACCACGACGCCCTGTTCGCCAATCAGCAGGCGCTCAAGGTGGAGGACCTCAAGGCTCACGCCAAGACGGTGGGCCTGGACACGGCGAAGTTCGACCAGTGCCTGGACTCGGGTGAGAAGGCCGCCGTGGTGAAGGCCGATCAGGAGGCGGGTTCGAAGGTGGGCGTCACGGGCACCCCGGCGTTCTTCATCAACGGCATCCTGCTGTCCGGCGCCCAGCCGTTCGACGAGTTCAAGAGCGTCATCGACAACGAGCTGAAGGCCAAGCAGTAG
- the lpxC gene encoding UDP-3-O-acyl-N-acetylglucosamine deacetylase, with product MAYTSFNQRTLLQPVRCQGVGLHSGAPVNLVLLPAPVNHGIVFVRTDTPRPVCIPALTEYVVDTSLATTLGKDGVKVSTVEHLMSALAGMGLDNVRVELDGPEVPIMDGSAAPFSSLISEAGVREQEEPRRLLVIKKTVTVTDGDKEASLSPAKGFRISCTVDFKHPLITEQSFELEFSDRCFAREISRARTFCFRRDVEMLQKMGLARGGSLDNAIVVDEFSILNPDGLRFADEFVRHKILDAIGDISLFGRPVMGHLKAFKTGHALNQKLVKAVLADPNSYEIVPARKHLELPELRLPELGLEPLVA from the coding sequence ATGGCTTACACCTCCTTCAACCAGCGCACCCTCCTCCAGCCCGTCCGTTGCCAGGGGGTGGGACTCCACTCTGGTGCCCCGGTGAATCTGGTCCTGCTGCCCGCGCCGGTGAACCACGGCATCGTCTTCGTGCGCACGGACACGCCGCGCCCGGTGTGCATCCCCGCGTTGACGGAGTACGTGGTGGACACGTCCCTGGCCACCACGCTGGGCAAGGACGGCGTCAAGGTGAGCACGGTGGAGCACCTGATGTCGGCGCTGGCCGGCATGGGGCTGGACAACGTGCGCGTGGAGCTGGATGGCCCCGAGGTGCCCATCATGGATGGGAGCGCCGCGCCCTTCTCCTCCCTCATCTCCGAGGCGGGGGTGCGCGAGCAGGAGGAGCCGCGCCGCCTGCTGGTCATCAAGAAGACGGTGACGGTGACGGACGGGGACAAGGAGGCGAGCCTGTCGCCCGCCAAGGGCTTCCGCATCTCGTGCACCGTGGACTTCAAGCACCCGCTCATCACCGAGCAGTCCTTCGAGCTGGAGTTCTCCGACCGGTGCTTCGCCCGGGAGATCTCCCGCGCGCGCACCTTCTGCTTCCGCCGGGACGTGGAGATGCTGCAGAAGATGGGCCTGGCGCGCGGCGGCTCGCTGGACAACGCCATCGTGGTGGACGAGTTCTCCATCCTCAACCCGGACGGCCTGCGCTTCGCGGATGAGTTCGTGCGTCACAAGATCCTGGACGCCATCGGTGACATCTCCCTGTTTGGCCGCCCCGTGATGGGCCACCTCAAGGCCTTCAAGACGGGCCACGCGCTCAACCAGAAGCTGGTCAAGGCGGTCCTCGCCGATCCCAACTCGTATGAGATCGTCCCGGCGCGCAAGCACCTGGAATTGCCCGAGCTGCGTCTGCCGGAGCTCGGGCTCGAGCCCCTGGTGGCCTGA
- the pyrF gene encoding orotidine-5'-phosphate decarboxylase, protein MTEVSPARERIALAADLPLEEGLRLYERVAPHVGYAKVGLSLFVEHGPPAVAAFQRLGARIFLDLKLHDIPNTVELAAARAGALGVSLLTVHAAGGESMLRAAVKGAREGARAKGHAAPRVLAVTVLTSLSAAEVAAVGLPGTPEEAALRLARLAVGAGVDGLVCSPREAAAFRRELGPTPFLCTPGIRPAGAAAGDQSRAETPAFAMRAGADLLVVGRPIHTAPEPLAAARAIAEEVSSA, encoded by the coding sequence ATGACGGAGGTGTCCCCCGCGCGGGAGCGGATCGCGCTCGCCGCGGATCTCCCCCTGGAAGAGGGCCTGCGCCTCTATGAGCGCGTGGCGCCCCACGTGGGCTACGCCAAGGTGGGCCTGTCGCTCTTCGTGGAGCATGGGCCCCCGGCCGTGGCCGCCTTCCAGCGCCTGGGCGCGCGCATCTTCCTCGACCTGAAGCTGCACGACATCCCCAACACCGTGGAGCTGGCGGCCGCGCGAGCCGGAGCGCTCGGCGTGTCGCTGCTCACCGTGCACGCGGCTGGAGGCGAGAGCATGCTGCGCGCCGCGGTGAAGGGCGCGCGCGAGGGGGCTCGTGCCAAGGGGCACGCGGCGCCCCGGGTGCTCGCGGTGACGGTGCTCACCTCGCTGTCCGCCGCGGAGGTGGCGGCGGTGGGTCTGCCCGGCACGCCCGAGGAGGCGGCGCTGCGGCTGGCGCGGCTGGCCGTGGGCGCGGGCGTGGACGGTCTCGTCTGCTCGCCCCGCGAGGCCGCCGCCTTCCGCCGTGAGCTCGGGCCCACGCCCTTCCTGTGTACCCCCGGCATCCGCCCCGCGGGCGCGGCGGCGGGGGATCAGAGCCGCGCGGAGACGCCCGCCTTCGCCATGCGCGCCGGGGCGGATCTGCTCGTGGTGGGCCGCCCCATCCACACCGCCCCCGAGCCGCTGGCGGCCGCGCGCGCCATCGCCGAGGAAGTTTCCTCCGCCTGA
- a CDS encoding DUF4388 domain-containing protein has protein sequence MAARPKASLRPGQGGEPAVLELERPLAASLTPGQPLVAHFHSSEGVVLLREPAALGGFFAGSLSSLSVEEVLGHVVSGIRSGQLILQNGPVQRTVTFRDGQPTFAVSSVHHERLGSVVVQLGLVTPEQLHIALGKVTPSQRIGAVLTREGFLSEANLYSAMTYLVREVMLNLFEMAEGSFLFLEGRQPPPGDQVKLQERTRDLVIQGLKRGEAVARLRRRFPDDLMVTTGAEAPPPGEEALFARAAPGTSLGALRSFWEGSLFSFLTWVEERMRDGALVIQLKTTVPAVAPVAPVPRRASGTFAAIPPPVVAPMSPEERFNSLLAQIHTAIRLAGANPDLLRGFLESPQPGLEAAYEGVTLGPDGRLDVERIRQNVSSGGEALARAMTLEALDAFVSYALFSARNVLPGEMSERLYRGYRDLQEGLS, from the coding sequence GTGGCGGCTCGTCCCAAGGCCTCGCTTCGTCCAGGGCAGGGCGGTGAGCCGGCGGTGCTCGAGTTGGAGCGCCCGCTCGCCGCCAGCCTCACGCCGGGCCAACCCCTCGTGGCGCATTTCCACTCGTCCGAGGGAGTGGTGCTGTTGCGCGAGCCCGCCGCCCTGGGCGGCTTCTTCGCCGGCAGCCTCAGCTCGCTGTCCGTGGAGGAGGTGCTCGGCCACGTCGTCTCCGGCATCCGCAGCGGCCAGCTCATCCTCCAGAACGGTCCGGTGCAGCGCACCGTCACCTTCCGGGATGGTCAGCCCACCTTCGCCGTCTCCAGCGTGCACCACGAGCGGCTGGGCTCCGTGGTGGTGCAGCTGGGGCTCGTCACGCCCGAGCAGCTCCACATCGCGCTCGGCAAGGTGACGCCCTCCCAGCGCATCGGCGCGGTGCTCACCCGCGAGGGCTTCCTGTCCGAGGCCAACCTCTACAGCGCCATGACGTACCTGGTGCGCGAGGTGATGCTCAACCTCTTCGAGATGGCCGAGGGCAGCTTCCTCTTCCTCGAGGGGCGCCAGCCGCCTCCGGGAGATCAGGTGAAGCTCCAGGAGCGCACGAGGGATCTGGTCATCCAGGGTCTCAAGCGGGGCGAGGCGGTGGCGCGGCTGCGCCGGCGCTTCCCGGATGATCTGATGGTCACCACCGGCGCCGAGGCGCCTCCCCCCGGCGAGGAGGCCCTCTTCGCCCGGGCGGCCCCGGGCACCTCGCTGGGCGCGCTGCGCTCCTTCTGGGAGGGCAGCCTCTTTTCCTTCCTCACCTGGGTGGAGGAGCGCATGCGCGATGGCGCGCTCGTCATCCAGCTCAAGACGACCGTGCCGGCCGTGGCGCCCGTGGCGCCCGTTCCCCGGCGGGCCTCGGGCACCTTCGCGGCGATTCCCCCGCCCGTGGTGGCCCCCATGAGTCCCGAGGAGCGCTTCAACTCGCTGCTCGCGCAGATCCACACCGCCATCCGCCTCGCGGGCGCCAACCCGGACCTGCTGCGCGGCTTCCTCGAGTCGCCCCAGCCCGGTCTGGAGGCGGCCTATGAGGGCGTGACGCTCGGACCCGATGGCCGGCTGGACGTGGAGCGCATCCGGCAGAACGTCTCCAGTGGCGGCGAGGCGCTCGCGCGCGCCATGACGCTGGAGGCGCTCGATGCCTTCGTGTCCTACGCGCTCTTCTCCGCGCGCAACGTGCTGCCCGGCGAGATGTCCGAGCGGCTCTATCGCGGCTACCGCGACCTGCAAGAGGGGTTGTCATGA